In Bacteroides coprosuis DSM 18011, the following are encoded in one genomic region:
- a CDS encoding Conserved hypothetical protein CHP01212 (COGs: COG1242 Fe-S oxidoreductase~InterPro IPR007197:IPR006638:IPR005911~KEGG: bfr:BF0982 hypothetical protein~PFAM: Radical SAM~SMART: Elongator protein 3/MiaB/NifB~SPTR: Putative uncharacterized protein;~TIGRFAM: Conserved hypothetical protein CHP01212~IMG reference gene:2504106431~PFAM: Radical SAM superfamily~TIGRFAM: radical SAM protein, TIGR01212 family), producing the protein MKKEQPYNTFPAFLKKYFPFKVQKISLNAGFTCPNRDGTKGHGGCTYCNNQTFNPAYCKTEKSVETQLNEGKVFFSYKYPEMKYLAYFQAYTNTYDELDGLKKKYEEALQTKDVVGLVIGTRPDCMPDSLLDYLEELNKKTFLLVEYGIESTHDETLKRINRGHTFAETVDAIYRTKQRGILTGGHVILGLPGEDKNQILSQAIEISKLPLDTIKLHQLQIIKGTKMAKEYAEHPEDFHMFNVDDYMNLVIDYIQLLNPEITVERFLSQSPKELIITPDWGLKNYEFTDRVFKKMKEIGAYQGKLFNN; encoded by the coding sequence ATGAAAAAAGAACAACCCTATAATACTTTTCCGGCTTTTTTGAAAAAGTACTTTCCCTTTAAAGTTCAAAAAATATCTTTAAATGCAGGCTTTACTTGTCCTAATCGAGATGGAACCAAAGGACACGGAGGATGCACTTATTGTAATAATCAAACATTCAATCCTGCTTATTGTAAGACAGAGAAAAGTGTAGAAACTCAGTTAAATGAAGGAAAAGTGTTCTTTTCTTATAAGTACCCCGAGATGAAATATCTTGCCTATTTTCAAGCCTATACTAATACTTATGATGAACTTGATGGTTTAAAGAAAAAGTATGAAGAGGCTCTTCAAACCAAAGATGTAGTAGGCTTAGTTATTGGGACACGCCCCGATTGTATGCCAGACTCTCTTCTGGATTACTTAGAAGAACTTAATAAAAAGACTTTCTTACTTGTTGAGTATGGTATTGAATCAACACATGATGAAACGCTCAAACGAATAAATAGGGGACATACATTTGCCGAGACGGTAGATGCAATCTATAGAACAAAACAAAGAGGTATTCTAACAGGAGGTCATGTCATATTAGGGCTGCCAGGGGAAGATAAAAATCAAATTCTATCACAAGCTATAGAAATATCAAAACTACCTTTGGATACAATTAAACTGCATCAGTTACAGATTATTAAGGGTACAAAAATGGCTAAAGAATATGCTGAACATCCAGAAGATTTTCATATGTTTAATGTGGATGATTATATGAATTTAGTAATAGATTATATTCAGTTACTAAATCCTGAAATTACTGTAGAGCGATTCTTATCTCAATCACCAAAAGAATTAATCATAACTCCCGATTGGGGTTTGAAGAATTACGAATTCACAGATCGTGTGTTTAAGAAAATGAAGGAAATAGGAGCTTATCAAGGTAAGCTTTTTAATAATTAA
- a CDS encoding beta-lactamase domain protein (COGs: COG0426 flavoprotein~InterPro IPR001279:IPR008254~KEGG: bfs:BF0904 putative flavoprotein~PFAM: Beta-lactamase-like; Flavodoxin/nitric oxide synthase~SMART: Beta-lactamase-like~SPTR: Flavoprotein;~IMG reference gene:2504106432~PFAM: Metallo-beta-lactamase superfamily; Flavodoxin), with product MLSIEVKYKMEQKTKIKGDIHYVGVNDRESHLFEGLWPLPYGVSYNSYLIVDEMVALVDTVEICYCEEYLHKIKQILGNRPIDYLVINHMEPDHSGSIKMIKEHYPNIIIVGNKQTFGMVEGFYGITGEQYLVGDGDFLKLGKHQLRFYMTPMVHWPETMMTFEEKTGTLFSGDAFGTFGALNGGFIDKRINVSIYWDEMIRYYSNIVGKYGSPVQRALKKLGDLPIHVICSTHGPVWTEEDKIKKVIDIYNDLSLYNAKEGVVIIYGTMYGNTEAMAEEIASDLSAMGIKDIVLHNSNKSDPSYIIADVFRYKGLIIGSPTYNGQIYPRIEGIISDILLRDIKNRYLGYFGSCSWAGAAVKRMADFVTKSKFELVADPIEMKHAMKEINYEQCAHLAKSMADRLKKDRK from the coding sequence TTGTTATCAATTGAAGTTAAATATAAAATGGAACAGAAAACAAAGATTAAAGGTGACATACACTATGTAGGTGTAAATGATCGTGAATCACACCTATTTGAGGGTTTATGGCCACTACCATATGGGGTGTCTTATAACTCTTACCTTATAGTGGATGAAATGGTGGCGCTTGTTGATACTGTTGAGATCTGCTATTGCGAAGAGTATTTGCATAAAATCAAACAGATTTTAGGCAATCGCCCTATCGATTACTTAGTAATAAACCACATGGAGCCCGATCATTCTGGTTCAATCAAAATGATCAAGGAACATTATCCTAACATTATTATCGTAGGGAATAAACAAACTTTCGGTATGGTTGAAGGATTCTATGGTATAACTGGTGAGCAGTATTTGGTTGGTGATGGTGATTTCCTTAAGTTAGGAAAACATCAGCTTCGTTTCTATATGACTCCAATGGTGCATTGGCCAGAAACTATGATGACTTTTGAAGAAAAGACAGGAACATTATTTTCTGGAGATGCTTTTGGTACATTTGGTGCATTAAATGGTGGTTTCATAGATAAGCGCATAAACGTTTCAATCTATTGGGATGAAATGATTCGCTACTATTCTAATATTGTAGGTAAGTATGGCTCTCCTGTACAGCGTGCTTTAAAGAAATTAGGCGATTTACCTATTCACGTAATATGCTCCACTCATGGACCTGTGTGGACAGAAGAAGATAAAATAAAGAAAGTAATTGATATCTATAATGACTTAAGCTTATACAACGCTAAAGAAGGAGTTGTTATTATTTATGGAACTATGTATGGTAATACAGAGGCTATGGCAGAAGAAATAGCCTCAGATCTATCAGCAATGGGCATAAAAGATATCGTGCTTCATAACTCCAATAAATCAGATCCATCATACATTATCGCAGATGTGTTTAGATACAAAGGGTTGATCATTGGTAGCCCAACATATAATGGTCAGATTTACCCTCGTATAGAAGGCATTATTTCTGATATTCTGTTGAGAGATATTAAAAACCGCTATTTAGGTTACTTTGGTTCTTGTAGTTGGGCTGGAGCAGCAGTGAAAAGGATGGCTGATTTTGTTACTAAGAGTAAATTTGAACTAGTGGCAGATCCTATTGAAATGAAGCATGCTATGAAAGAAATCAATTATGAACAATGTGCTCATTTAGCTAAGAGTATGGCTGATCGTCTTAAAAAAGATAGAAAGTAG
- a CDS encoding Glucosamine-6-phosphate deaminase (COGs: COG0363 6-phosphogluconolactonase/Glucosamine-6-phosphate isomerase/deaminase~HAMAP: Glucosamine-6-phosphate isomerase~InterPro IPR006148:IPR004547~KEGG: bth:BT_4127 glucosamine-6-phosphate deaminase~PFAM: Glucosamine/galactosamine-6-phosphate isomerase~PRIAM: Glucosamine-6-phosphate deaminase~SPTR: Glucosamine-6-phosphate deaminase;~TIGRFAM: Glucosamine-6-phosphate isomerase~IMG reference gene:2504106433~PFAM: Glucosamine-6-phosphate isomerases/6-phosphogluconolactonase~TIGRFAM: glucosamine-6-phosphate isomerase) — protein MRLIIQPDYNSVSLWAAHYVAAKINQAKPTAQKPFVLGCPTGSTPLGMYKNLIELNKKGLVSFENVVTFNMDEYVGMSKDHPESYFSFMWKNFFGLIDIKKENTNFLNGNVEDLEAECARYEAKIASYGGVDLFMGGVGSDGHIAFNEPGSSLTSRTRLKTLTADTIIANSRFFDNDINKVPKTSLTVGVGTIMDAKEVMILVNGASKARALHQAVEGSINHMWTITALQSHPKGLIICDDAATSELRVGTYRYFKDIESTNLDPKSLL, from the coding sequence ATGAGATTAATTATTCAACCGGATTATAATTCAGTATCACTATGGGCTGCACATTATGTTGCTGCTAAAATTAATCAAGCAAAACCTACAGCACAAAAACCTTTTGTATTAGGCTGTCCTACAGGCTCTACTCCTCTAGGTATGTATAAAAACCTGATTGAATTGAATAAAAAAGGTCTTGTATCTTTTGAAAACGTAGTAACATTCAATATGGATGAGTATGTCGGAATGTCTAAAGATCATCCTGAAAGCTACTTCTCTTTCATGTGGAAGAATTTTTTCGGTCTTATCGATATCAAGAAAGAAAATACTAATTTCCTTAATGGTAATGTAGAAGATCTAGAAGCTGAATGTGCTCGTTATGAAGCTAAAATAGCTTCTTATGGTGGTGTTGACTTGTTTATGGGTGGTGTTGGTTCTGATGGACATATTGCTTTCAATGAGCCTGGTTCATCTCTAACTTCTCGTACACGCCTTAAAACACTTACTGCTGATACGATTATAGCTAACTCTCGCTTCTTTGATAATGATATCAATAAAGTACCAAAAACATCTTTGACTGTAGGTGTAGGTACTATTATGGATGCTAAAGAAGTGATGATCTTAGTAAATGGGGCTAGTAAAGCTCGTGCGTTACATCAAGCTGTTGAAGGTTCTATTAATCACATGTGGACAATTACTGCTCTTCAGTCTCATCCAAAAGGTTTAATTATCTGTGATGATGCAGCTACTTCAGAATTGAGAGTAGGTACATATCGTTATTTTAAAGACATTGAATCGACTAATCTAGATCCAAAATCTTTACTTTAA
- a CDS encoding Sua5/YciO/YrdC/YwlC family protein (COGs: COG0009 Putative translation factor (SUA5)~InterPro IPR006070:IPR004388~KEGG: bth:BT_4128 hypothetical protein~PFAM: Sua5/YciO/YrdC, N-terminal~SPTR: Putative uncharacterized protein;~TIGRFAM: Sua5/YciO/YrdC/YwlC~IMG reference gene:2504106434~PFAM: yrdC domain~TIGRFAM: Sua5/YciO/YrdC/YwlC family protein), with product MLMKLYDSNNDPQKIQQVIDILNDGGIIIYPTDTMYAIGCHCMKERAIEQICEIKGIDPRKNNLSLICYDLSTISEYAKMSNTVFKIMKANLPGPFTFILNGTNKLPKIFRNRKEVGIRMPNNEIIMDITKALEFPIMTTTVPLGENEDTGFLTNPELIYEKFGKIVDLVIDGGTGDYSASTIVDCTGDYVEIARQGKGELMV from the coding sequence ATGTTAATGAAATTGTATGACTCTAATAATGATCCTCAAAAAATTCAACAAGTAATAGATATACTTAATGATGGAGGAATTATTATATATCCTACAGATACAATGTATGCCATTGGTTGCCATTGTATGAAAGAAAGGGCTATCGAACAAATATGTGAGATAAAGGGTATCGACCCTCGCAAGAACAACTTATCTCTCATTTGTTATGATTTAAGCACAATCAGTGAGTATGCAAAAATGAGTAATACTGTTTTCAAAATAATGAAAGCAAATTTACCTGGTCCATTCACTTTTATTTTAAACGGGACAAATAAACTACCTAAAATCTTCCGCAACAGAAAAGAAGTTGGTATTCGTATGCCAAACAATGAAATAATAATGGATATAACTAAAGCGCTTGAATTTCCTATTATGACAACGACAGTTCCATTGGGAGAAAATGAAGATACAGGCTTTCTCACTAATCCTGAGCTAATTTATGAAAAGTTCGGAAAAATTGTAGATCTCGTTATCGATGGTGGTACGGGGGACTATAGTGCATCCACAATAGTAGATTGCACTGGCGATTATGTTGAAATTGCTAGACAAGGAAAAGGAGAATTAATGGTATAA
- a CDS encoding putative outer membrane protein (KEGG: bfs:BF0908 putative outer membrane protein~SPTR: Putative outer membrane protein;~IMG reference gene:2504106435~PFAM: AsmA family) — protein sequence MKKAFKITGIIVAILLVIMISIPFLFSGKIESLVKKEANKMLNAEFDFASLDISLFKNFPKASLTLKDFWVKGINEFENDTLAKAKELTATVNVMSLFKDSGYEIGQIILNEGKLKAVVLPTGVENWNILKEEDTKEDVQEELEDATEGDFSLKVDKISVKNFSLIYDNQKDNQFALIDNLDLNLKGDLSSKKTTLAIEGNTPNLTFRSGGIPLINSMHLKAKINLDADLSNKVFTLAKNEIQLNAIKTNLDGWVAMKENDAIEMDLKLNTSEVGFKEVLSLIPAIYANDFKNIQTDGTATLIAYAKGTMQGDILPSFDITLDVKDAMFRYPSLPSGVDQININANISNPGGLADKTIIKLNPFTFRMANNPYQVNASISNIVSDPRFDIKANGILDLGKIEEVYPLEDMNLNGIINANIAIAGQSSFIEKELYDRIQASGTIQVKDMKIDVKDIPSMKVDQSLLTFTPQFLKLSETTIHIGENDITLDSQLNNYIGYLMKGSTIKGSLNARSNHLNLNDFMSSEEQEDASIAESDSIFGVIEVPKNIDFNINANLKEVILSNWTITNVKGHIHVKDGKADMTNLSMNAMDGELIMNGSYSTERIEHPTLNANFMMNNLSFAKAYKELNMVQSLAPIFSNLEGNFSGAMQLKTELNASMEPIYPTLQAAGNIKTKDLKLSNVDIAKKLSQALNKEDLLNKQIKDIDLNFHIKDGRLETKPFTFNVGDYNLTLTGTTGLDQTIEYTGKLKLPASVSKVEGLNTMGFLVGGSFNNPTFKIDTKSMLEEGGKVLEDKAKDFLSKELLKNKKDSTSLGIDSVQTDIKEQVKEEVGNKIKDLFKKKKNK from the coding sequence ATGAAAAAAGCATTCAAAATCACAGGAATAATAGTTGCTATTCTTCTTGTAATAATGATTTCTATTCCCTTTTTATTTAGTGGAAAAATAGAATCTCTAGTAAAGAAAGAAGCCAACAAAATGCTTAATGCAGAGTTTGATTTTGCTTCATTAGATATTAGTTTATTTAAAAACTTCCCGAAAGCCTCTCTTACCCTAAAAGACTTCTGGGTAAAAGGTATCAATGAGTTTGAAAATGACACATTAGCAAAAGCTAAGGAGCTGACAGCTACTGTCAATGTAATGTCCCTATTTAAGGATAGTGGATATGAAATAGGACAAATTATACTGAATGAGGGTAAACTAAAAGCTGTTGTACTACCTACAGGTGTTGAAAATTGGAATATTTTAAAAGAAGAAGATACCAAGGAAGATGTTCAAGAAGAACTGGAAGATGCAACAGAAGGAGACTTTTCTTTGAAAGTTGATAAGATAAGTGTTAAAAACTTCTCTCTTATATACGACAATCAAAAAGATAATCAATTTGCACTAATCGATAACTTAGACCTTAATTTAAAGGGAGATTTATCGAGTAAGAAAACAACTCTAGCTATTGAGGGAAACACTCCAAATTTAACTTTCAGATCAGGAGGTATTCCTCTGATCAACTCTATGCATTTGAAAGCAAAAATTAATCTGGATGCAGATTTAAGTAATAAGGTTTTTACTCTTGCTAAAAATGAAATTCAACTCAATGCGATTAAAACCAATCTAGATGGTTGGGTAGCAATGAAAGAAAATGATGCTATCGAAATGGATTTAAAGCTTAATACTAGTGAAGTAGGCTTTAAAGAAGTACTTTCTCTTATCCCTGCCATTTATGCCAATGATTTTAAAAACATCCAAACAGATGGCACAGCTACACTTATAGCTTATGCCAAAGGAACAATGCAAGGAGATATTCTCCCTTCATTTGACATAACTCTTGATGTGAAAGACGCAATGTTTCGCTACCCTTCTCTTCCTTCAGGTGTAGATCAAATTAACATCAATGCTAATATTAGTAACCCTGGAGGTCTAGCTGATAAAACAATTATCAAATTAAACCCATTTACATTTAGAATGGCTAATAACCCATACCAAGTAAATGCATCAATTAGCAATATAGTAAGTGATCCTCGTTTTGATATAAAAGCGAATGGCATCCTTGATTTGGGTAAAATCGAAGAGGTATATCCTTTGGAGGATATGAATTTAAACGGTATTATAAATGCCAATATTGCTATTGCTGGTCAGTCCTCTTTCATCGAAAAAGAACTGTACGACAGAATTCAAGCATCGGGAACTATTCAAGTAAAAGACATGAAAATCGATGTAAAGGATATTCCGAGTATGAAGGTAGATCAGTCATTACTTACATTCACTCCTCAATTTCTAAAATTGAGCGAAACAACTATCCATATTGGAGAAAATGATATAACTCTAGATAGCCAATTAAATAATTACATAGGTTATCTTATGAAAGGAAGCACTATAAAAGGATCTTTAAATGCTCGTTCAAACCATCTTAATCTTAACGACTTTATGAGTTCAGAAGAACAAGAAGATGCGTCAATAGCAGAGTCTGATTCAATATTCGGAGTAATAGAGGTTCCTAAGAATATAGATTTCAACATTAACGCAAATTTAAAAGAAGTCATACTAAGTAATTGGACAATTACCAATGTGAAAGGACATATTCATGTAAAAGATGGTAAAGCAGATATGACTAATCTTTCCATGAATGCTATGGACGGAGAGTTAATAATGAACGGTTCTTACTCTACAGAACGCATTGAACATCCTACACTAAATGCAAATTTCATGATGAATAATCTGTCATTTGCCAAAGCTTATAAAGAATTAAATATGGTTCAATCTTTAGCACCGATATTTAGTAATCTGGAAGGTAATTTCTCTGGAGCAATGCAACTTAAGACAGAGCTAAATGCAAGTATGGAGCCTATATACCCCACTTTACAGGCAGCAGGGAACATCAAAACTAAGGATTTAAAATTATCAAATGTAGATATCGCTAAAAAGCTATCACAAGCTTTGAATAAAGAAGATTTACTAAATAAGCAAATAAAAGATATTGACCTAAATTTCCATATAAAAGATGGTAGACTAGAAACGAAGCCTTTTACTTTTAATGTGGGAGATTATAACTTAACCCTAACAGGAACAACGGGTCTTGATCAAACTATCGAGTACACTGGTAAACTAAAACTACCAGCATCTGTTTCTAAAGTAGAAGGTTTAAATACCATGGGATTCCTTGTAGGAGGCTCTTTCAATAATCCTACCTTCAAAATAGACACAAAAAGTATGCTTGAAGAAGGGGGAAAAGTATTAGAAGATAAGGCTAAAGATTTTCTATCTAAAGAGCTACTAAAAAACAAGAAAGATTCCACAAGCCTCGGAATTGACAGCGTTCAAACAGATATTAAAGAACAAGTCAAAGAAGAGGTCGGTAATAAAATTAAAGACCTTTTCAAAAAGAAAAAGAACAAGTAG
- a CDS encoding Tetratricopeptide TPR_1 repeat-containing protein (COGs: COG0507 ATP-dependent exoDNAse (exonuclease V) alpha subunit - helicase superfamily I member~InterPro IPR001440:IPR003593:IPR019734~KEGG: bfs:BF0909 putative helicase protein~PFAM: Tetratricopeptide TPR-1~SMART: ATPase, AAA+ type, core; Tetratricopeptide repeat~SPTR: Putative uncharacterized protein;~IMG reference gene:2504106436~PFAM: PIF1 helicase; Tetratricopeptide repeat), whose amino-acid sequence MAIHIDQQNKDFQNALKLIKYTNQSIFLTGKAGTGKSTFLKYICENTKKKHIVLAPTGISAINVGGSTLHSFFKLPFHPLLPGDPNLSQHRGQIHKFFKYSAEQRKIIKEVELIIIDEISMVRADIIDTLDAILRTFSNNPRAVFGGKQILLVGDIFQLEPVVTNDIREIINRAYPTPYFFSAHAFRQMKLVAIELQKVYRQTDPVFVNVLNKIRTASAGAADLQLLNTRYNISIDESKDNMYITLATRRDNVDFINENKLKSLDGDPIVLYGEIAGEFPLNSLPTPLELIVKVGAQIIFIKNDMDKRWVNGTIGVISGIDEEKGLLYIVTDDGSECDVKPETWRNIRYRYNEEKKEIEGEELGVFTQFPIRLAWAITVHKSQGLTFSKAVIDFTGGVFAGGQTYVALSRCTSLNGIYLKRPISQAQIFVHPEIIHFAKNFNNEQAIQTALKEAQADDEYTQAIKDFDQGNFSSFLSHFFKAIHARYDIEKPLFQRFIRHKLGIITKLKEENKQLKETLSLQQKNLRKYAKEYYHMGNTCITDAKDSKAAIANYNKAIELYPEYTNAWVRKGVTLYNLKEYDEADICLNKAVQLNPYEFKTVYNRGKLRLAMHDDNGALADLDKATTYKPEHAKAHELFGDALFRIGKESEAELHWRLAKELRKKK is encoded by the coding sequence TTGGCAATTCATATAGACCAACAAAACAAAGATTTTCAAAATGCTTTAAAACTCATCAAATATACCAATCAGTCTATTTTTTTAACAGGAAAAGCAGGAACAGGTAAATCTACCTTTCTAAAGTATATTTGCGAGAATACAAAGAAAAAACATATTGTACTAGCTCCTACTGGCATATCTGCTATCAATGTAGGAGGTAGTACTTTACATAGTTTTTTTAAACTACCTTTTCACCCTTTACTCCCTGGTGATCCCAACCTGAGCCAACATCGGGGTCAGATTCATAAATTCTTTAAATATTCTGCAGAACAGAGAAAAATAATAAAAGAAGTTGAACTCATCATCATTGATGAAATCTCAATGGTTCGTGCAGATATTATAGATACATTAGATGCCATACTTCGCACTTTTTCAAATAATCCCAGAGCAGTTTTTGGTGGTAAACAAATACTACTTGTCGGCGATATTTTTCAGTTGGAACCTGTCGTTACTAATGATATTCGGGAAATTATAAATAGGGCCTATCCTACTCCATATTTCTTTTCGGCTCATGCCTTTAGACAGATGAAACTTGTTGCTATAGAGCTTCAAAAAGTATATAGGCAAACTGATCCTGTCTTTGTCAATGTTCTGAATAAAATTCGAACAGCTAGTGCTGGTGCAGCAGACCTACAACTTCTCAATACTCGCTATAATATATCTATTGATGAAAGTAAAGACAATATGTATATTACCTTGGCGACACGCAGGGATAACGTCGATTTCATTAATGAAAACAAACTCAAATCTTTAGACGGAGATCCTATTGTTTTGTACGGAGAAATTGCTGGAGAGTTCCCTCTCAACAGTCTACCTACACCACTAGAATTAATAGTAAAGGTAGGTGCTCAAATCATCTTTATAAAAAATGATATGGATAAAAGATGGGTTAATGGAACAATTGGTGTCATCAGTGGGATAGATGAGGAAAAAGGACTCTTATATATAGTTACGGATGATGGCTCAGAATGCGATGTTAAACCCGAAACGTGGAGAAATATTCGATATCGATATAATGAAGAGAAGAAAGAAATTGAAGGAGAAGAGTTAGGTGTATTTACACAATTTCCGATCCGTCTAGCTTGGGCTATAACAGTACACAAAAGTCAGGGACTAACATTTAGCAAAGCAGTTATTGACTTTACAGGAGGCGTTTTTGCTGGTGGTCAAACTTATGTAGCCCTAAGCCGTTGCACCTCATTAAATGGAATTTACTTGAAGCGGCCTATTAGTCAAGCACAGATATTTGTACATCCAGAAATTATTCATTTTGCTAAAAACTTCAATAATGAACAAGCAATACAAACTGCCCTCAAAGAAGCACAAGCTGATGACGAATATACGCAAGCTATAAAAGACTTTGACCAAGGAAATTTTTCGTCTTTCTTATCCCATTTTTTTAAAGCGATTCATGCAAGATACGATATAGAGAAGCCTCTTTTTCAAAGATTTATCCGACATAAACTAGGTATTATTACAAAACTAAAAGAAGAAAACAAACAATTAAAAGAAACTCTTAGCCTGCAACAGAAGAATCTACGGAAATATGCAAAGGAATATTACCATATGGGGAATACTTGTATTACCGATGCAAAAGACTCTAAAGCGGCAATTGCCAACTACAACAAAGCTATCGAACTATACCCCGAATATACAAATGCATGGGTACGTAAAGGAGTAACTCTTTACAATCTTAAAGAGTATGATGAAGCTGATATCTGCTTAAATAAGGCGGTTCAACTCAACCCTTATGAGTTCAAAACTGTTTATAATAGAGGGAAACTTCGTTTGGCTATGCACGATGATAATGGAGCTCTTGCTGATTTGGACAAAGCAACTACTTATAAACCAGAACATGCCAAAGCCCATGAACTCTTTGGTGATGCATTATTCAGAATAGGTAAAGAGAGTGAAGCTGAATTACATTGGAGACTTGCCAAAGAACTACGTAAGAAAAAATAA
- a CDS encoding Cof-like hydrolase (COGs: COG0561 hydrolase of the HAD superfamily~InterPro IPR013200:IPR000150:IPR006379~KEGG: bth:BT_4131 hypothetical protein~PFAM: HAD superfamily hydrolase-like, type 3~SPTR: Putative uncharacterized protein;~TIGRFAM: Cof protein; HAD-superfamily hydrolase, subfamily IIB~IMG reference gene:2504106437~PFAM: haloacid dehalogenase-like hydrolase~TIGRFAM: Cof subfamily of IIB subfamily of haloacid dehalogenase superfamily; HAD-superfamily hydrolase, subfamily IIB): MMKAIFFDIDGTLVSFKTHQIPESTIYAIRLAKENGHKIFIATGRPKAIINNLGKIEEYVDGYVTMNGGYCFTTDQVLHKSIIPKNDVENMAKYCIDNKKAVIFVSEHTISVCQPNKLVKDIFYDHLNVPVIPEKTFEEAISGDVFQMTPFITKEEENSILNLIPNCQPERWNPEFVDIVSKGNTKETGVEVIRKHFNLKLEDTVAIGDGGNDISMLAHAGIGIAMGNAVDHVKSYADYVTSTVDEDGIWNALKHFNII; the protein is encoded by the coding sequence ATGATGAAAGCAATTTTTTTCGATATAGATGGTACTCTAGTAAGTTTTAAAACCCACCAAATTCCAGAATCAACAATTTATGCTATTCGATTAGCAAAAGAAAATGGACATAAAATATTTATTGCAACTGGCAGACCCAAGGCGATTATTAATAATCTAGGTAAAATTGAAGAGTACGTAGATGGCTATGTTACAATGAATGGTGGATACTGTTTTACAACTGATCAAGTACTTCACAAAAGCATTATACCGAAAAATGATGTAGAGAATATGGCTAAATATTGTATAGACAATAAGAAAGCTGTTATTTTTGTAAGTGAACACACTATTTCTGTTTGCCAACCCAATAAATTAGTAAAGGATATATTTTATGATCATCTAAATGTACCTGTCATACCCGAAAAAACTTTTGAAGAAGCTATCTCTGGTGACGTATTTCAGATGACTCCATTTATAACCAAAGAAGAAGAAAACTCTATTTTAAATTTAATTCCAAACTGTCAACCCGAAAGATGGAATCCTGAATTTGTAGACATTGTATCCAAGGGAAATACAAAAGAGACAGGTGTAGAGGTTATTCGTAAGCACTTTAATCTAAAGCTCGAAGATACTGTGGCTATTGGAGATGGAGGAAATGACATCAGTATGCTTGCTCATGCTGGAATAGGTATTGCAATGGGCAATGCAGTTGATCATGTCAAATCATACGCCGATTATGTGACCTCTACAGTTGATGAAGACGGCATTTGGAATGCTCTCAAACATTTTAATATTATATAA